The Brassica napus cultivar Da-Ae chromosome C7, Da-Ae, whole genome shotgun sequence genomic interval CGTTACTCATGCACACGCTTGGATTATTTATTACACGGTGATGGTTCAATCATAGGTCTATACAATCCTTTTGGAATCAAAAACCTATCATTCAAAGAAAGAGTTGAAACCACTCATCTTGCCTCTGAGATCATTGTTCCGTAGAACTATGTTCATAAAAATCACTTAAACACACACTGAACTGTTGTAAAATTGATCACCAAAAAAGATGTCTCTTCTAATACACAAACCTAATAAACCAGGCTATAAACTAATTTTGAGAAAAGATGAAAATATTGCAACCCAAGAAGTGAGCTCTCCTAGTTAGATCTACTTGGTACGTAGGACTTGCTCGTTGTCTACATAATAAGCTATTGCATATTCAATCAAAAAACCAATTAAGCTCTCAGCTTATCTTTCGCCACCCTCAAGCTCTTCTTGATCTTCAAGCTGCCCTTCCTCCTTGTTGTTAGCTTCAGAATTTACAGTCTCATTGTTACTATTACTGCTCCCTCCACTTTCTTTATGACCAAAGAAAAACCCTGAAGAAGACAAGTCCTCTTCATCAAGATCCTCTTCTCTCTCTGCATTCTTATTATCCTTTGATCTTACAACACCATCCATCCCTTGCGGACAACGGTGTGTCACCCCAAGATCCGCTTCAATCAGTGAGACGTTTGAAACCCTATCTCCCCTCCTAATGCAAGAACATTCAGGTACAGGATGCGAAAGAAAACTAAAGGTTTTTGATCTTTTAGAAGATTCCACTAGACCCTCAAGTATACTTCTCTTCAGAAGCTTCCTAACAGATGCTATCCAAGTGTGATTCGCCTCATACATATGATCCCTTATCTCTTCCAAAAGCATAGCAGTTTGTTTCCTGCAGTTATGACCAAACGTCAAGATCACTAAACATTAATCTATGAGTATGATAATAACATTCATTACATTACATCACCTGTCTGGTCTAAACGTCTTAGCAGAAGCAGACTGATAAAGCCTATGACCCATCACCAAACTAGCAAAACTCGGATGTCCTTTCCCATCACGATCAAACCCCGGCACAAACACATCAGCTTCAACGCTCACAACGTAATCAATCGCTTCCCACAACAACTTATGAGCATTAGTTCTCAACTCAATAACAGTGTTCTCGGGCTCATTGTCACTCTCGGCCACCCAACCCCACCAACCTTCTATGTTGTAGTACTTTGGTCTAGCTGGTGGAGGCGGAAGAGGTTGAGGCCTTTGTCTTATGCTCTTCAACGAGTCATGCTTGGTTTCTTCCTCGACCGAAGGAGGTGTCTTTGGTCTGATATCTTTATGTTTCGACTCACGACCATACATTTTAGCCAGCTCCCATCCAGTACTAAGAGAAGTCCTGTCAACAACGTTTTCGAACATGCCGTGTAATGGAATTAACGTTCTTTGTCCTCCAAAAACCTCTCCTCCAGCTACGTATATGATTGTGTCCCATGAGTATCCATAAGCTCTTAGAAGTATACCAAcctgagagagaaagagaggtcCATTACAGGTTTTGTtacatatatgaaataaaatctGTAAATAAATGTATACTCTTGCTTACTTCTTCTGGCATCAAAGGACATAAGCCCTGGAGGCGTTGTTCAGCTGAATCTACAGAGAGTTTCCCTTTGACAATCCCACGTTTTATCATCCAAGCTCGTTTATGTTGAATCAACTCAGTATGAACATCCTTCAAGCAGCTCCAAAAATGCAATAGACATTTAAGTTCCTAACatactattttttttccaaGAACTACAATACGGTGAAACTTCAAAAGTACCTGGAAGAGTTCAGCACAGCCATGATAAGCCAAAGCTTCTCTTGTCATCCCTGGATCATAGGCGATGAAAGGTCTTCCCAAAGGTCTCAGCCTTTGCAACACTTTGGTGGAGAGTTCTTGAACCTCTTTCCTAAACTGTAAGGCGTGGAAAGCAACTCTACACCGCAGCCTCTGATACTCTTCAAGATTAGTAGGAAGTATAGCCTATATCAGAAGATATTCAAAGATTAATACTGTAGAGAAATGATTGTTAAGAAGGTGggagtttttgatttttttggtttacttGTAAGCATCCACCGTGAGGGACAACTAGTTCAACGACCGAGTGTTTAATGAGAACAGGCAGAACATGGTGTAAGTAGTAATAAGGGGAAGACCCGTAAGAGACTTTAAAGGAAGGGATCTGTTTTTTTCTCCTAGCCCATTTGAGATTCTTGGGGAGATTTTTAACAACTCTAACGTCATTTGCAAGTGAAGCCATGAAGTGCTCTTCATTGTATAGATATGCAAAGCTCTTAAACTGTGAGCTGCTCGTTAACAACAATGTATCAATGAAACTAGATCAAATAACCTAAGTCAACAACATCAATCATAGTGATTCAAGTCCGAACCTAATCCCTTTGCTGCTGGTTGTTGACTGGATCTCAGGAATAACCAGAGTAGCGTTAAGAAGACGAGAAACAGCTACAACGTCAGGGATCTAAAAAAATGACCAAAGTTAAAAGTTATGAGAAGTGTCACGCTTGATAATAATGTCAAGAATCTTCTTGTTCTTACCGAGTTTCTAATCTCATGGAAACCACCTTGTATTCTAACGAAAACAAAACCGTTTGTCCTTGCTGGAGGATCTGTTACCACCAAATCCACAAACAACATTAAAACACAATGAGATACTTAAACACAAAAGACAACAAGGTCAGCTACCATTCCAAGTTAAGACTTAACTCCAAAAGAACAAAATCTCAAAGATTCAGTTCAAGATCCAACAATGTAGGTAAGAGAAACATGAATTTAgctaaaaaagaaacaaacctgAGTGGTAGCCTCTTGGAATAGCATAAGGAAGTAATGACTCCACATGCCTTGTTGGACCCCAGAGTCTTCTGTACAGTGGAGTCTGCAACATACATCAAAAAGGAAGTTCCAAGATCAAAAAAGctaaaacacacataaataaGTACGAATCTTGATccaatgtttaaaataaactttcaaaACTAAGAAAGGCAAGAGAGTCATTATTATTGCTACAAACAAAAATGTTACAACTTTTTTAAGgaaagcaaaacataaaaacGATTTCTATATTATCTTTGGAAAGAAGATGTGAGTTCCTGTGAAAAATGAAGATACTCACAACAAAAGATGAATGGCCCACTTGAGACAATTAAATAAAACTGGTTCTCTTTTGATTCTATATTAATCTCTTTTTTATCATCAACGATGGCGATCCACTTAAAACACTTGAGAAACAGATCAAAAAAGTTACATGTCGGTTGAATCTAGGATTATCGAAGACGGGTCTCCAGGAGAAGAGAGTGACGGGGATGGAGTAATCGGAGATGGAGTCGTCGGTGAATCCGGCGAGAAGAAAGTGGACGAGGAGAGAGAAAGCAGACAAGACGAGACCGAGGAGACCAATCCATTTCATGCGAGACTTGAGGAAGAACACTTTACCTTCTCCCTTCATCTCGATTAAACCTAAGTCTTAGTTAATGGTGAAGAGCATAGCAGAGACTAGAGTCGAAGTAAAAAGTCGAAGATCGGAGTTGAAAAAGACACGTGTGAGAACATGTCTGGTGAAGTAGATCGGTGTTGATCGGACAATGGGTTGTTTGGTCTCTCTGAAAAGTCTTCTTACATTgaatttacctttttatttattttctttatgttttcccCGACGCGCTTGTATCACGCGTGCATCTCGCTTGTTAATTTTAATCTTAAACCGAGAAGTCTGGTCCGGTTCTGTGTTTTCTTCTCGTTTCCCCCGGTCGGAAACGCGAAATCAGTTCTCAAATTTTTCAGTATTCTTGTTCGGTTTGATTTTCATTTGGTATGATAAAAATGAGATCGTTAAAAATTTACAAGCTAAAAAGAAATTTACAAGCTGTAATAcactgataaaaataaaaataaaaataataataattttcaagaaacacaaaataaatcTCGTACTTGtgcaagatttttttttgtcatctgcaataatattattaaaattcttGAAAAGCATTACACTAGCTAGTGGGATGACTCAACTTGTCAAGAATAAGAAATTAGCATTTGAGAATAACATCAAAAATCCATCCAAAAAATGGGTGGAAATGTTTTCGACAAGGTTTAATTTGGAGTTATAGACGGTGaaactttaataaattaataatgttggaactacaccaaaactataattttttattaatttatagagattattaatttatcgatatactagtTGAATCGAAAACTCAATTtggaactataaaattatattattttatagaaatttttagtgtatattaatttatagagtattaatttaaaaatgttataccTTATCAGACACAATAAACATCAAACATCTATCTGTTTGTGGACTCGGTTAACATTGGGTTAAAACGAGAAACGATATTATTAACCCctattattaattgtaaaacGCAGAAACTATGGATGGTGTTTGTCGTCTATTGTGTTATTAACATTTTGGTCTGGAAAATGAGGTGATGGAAGAACAAAACGTGCTGGGTACGGATTTGATAAATCAATTTATGATTAGTGGGTTTTCTCGTCTGTGACAATTTACATTGCAATTTGGGGGCTTTATGTTTGTTGTGAATTTAGtgatttgataaatatatagttggAGCTTTGCGTATGATACCAAATGAATACAATTCTtttgaaatataacaaataaaataacatgctaaatttgttcttttttaatttgcgtgaaatttatgattttatattgtTAGGCCATGTTTATCGGAAAGTTATTAGGATGAAGTTTTTACCGTAATATAAGAACCGTCTTTTAactttaactaagaaaaactaagaaccgtctcttaaaactcttatttaagagtatgttcttagttttttttagttaaaagttaagaaacggtTTTTATATTACGATAAAAATCTCACTATAAGAACATCGAATAAACATGCCCTTACTTTACTATACGCAATACCAGACCCCTATTAATTTAAGATTTTGCCACGACATCCCTGTTAAAATATTATCCAATTCCATTTCAACTTGACTGCCAAGGCCTCTTTTAGAGGTGGAGTAAACAGATCTAACTGGTTTATTCGATTTTACTGCCGCAAATAGGCCGCAACAAcagttttcttctctttcataAACTTTTTCATAGATATGCATTTGGACAGAACACGATTTATGAAATGATGGTTAGcgattataaaatatatcacgttctaaaatgagaaaaatttgaaaagaatTTGGACACATGTGAGAAATGGATATTTTTAGTGGCCACAAAACCATCCTGAGAGCCAAAAAGTTCATATACTTTATCTCTTGTTAGTTCTTAATCATAAAAGCAGAACAACTATGCATCCACATGTTTGAAAAAtgtgataaaataattaaatgtgaACAGTTAAAGACTTCGTTTTAGGTTTGACTCGTAGATTGGGAACGGTTTAAATAGACtgctaaaacatattttttttttcatcggcTTATAGACTCGTACTCATTCTGTGAATCACATCGAAaaatctgcatccatgtgaacgacgaaagacagtTATTTCTTTACACTACGTGCAAAgctatccgcctttgtatttttcgttcgtggtacatagatgatctcTGGTCGGAAGAAACtttatttcagaatttttaaatcttccaaataacttgcaaaagctggtcattcttctggttctgaaaccatcttcaccaattgagaataatccattgcaaacgtaacctgaaacagCCGTAAGTTTCTCATACATTTCATTGTCCAGAGTAGCGCTTTCATCTCTGCATGTAGAGGAGAAAGACTACTTCTAACATTTTTTGCCTCCATCATCCCATCAAATCCTTTTACAGTACTAAACCAATCTTGTCCGGAAAAAGTATCATTCTCCTTTCAAGAACTATCTGTGAAACACCGCCTTCTAAAACATATAACTAGATTGTAAAAATAAGGTgtttatttatagtttaaataacaaatactttctgtttcaaaaatataatgaattaattttttttaaaaaaatataaatgttctAATAGTTTAGTTTATGGTCTTATGATATTTTACAGTTCTTTATCAATTTACTTTTAGTTGTGTACGCTTGGaaagaagaaaattatttatcgtattttaaatttaattttctattatttcaaaaggaaatatatagtttacaattttgttatttttaagcTTTTGTAAGtttagatatattatttttaatttactatgttattttatttatcaccagtttttactatttaactttttaatatcaaatataaatagttaACTTAATTAGTCTCCTTTGTTATTATCTTCTATCAtttgtaattattttctaaTCGTTTAAATCCAACCGTCGAAATTCTCATAAGCGTCTTATTTTCAAAgctacatttaaaaaataaataaattgttgGTGTTAATTCATGTCGGGTTTTATAGATAAGTTATTGAAAGTTGCCTAATAAAATGACaaagtaattttattaaaatataaatggttAAAGTAAAACTAAGATGAAATTGGTATCGTTTTCGTTGAATATATGTTTTAAGCGAAGGGGTCGCTATCAATATGTCACGTTTACCACGCTAAATgatccaaatatttttgttgtaataAAATAGTTCGGATATTACAAATTTTAGGTGTCCATTAATGTAAAGGAGCCGAATTGAAATAAACTAATGAAAGATACTTAGCAAAGCATCACATTTTGAGACAGGATTTGACTCATTGTTCGTATCTCCATTAACATTTTGAAAACTCttgtcaaatatttatttatattatctaccatatatataattttctcatatatatgtttcttattTTCTGATCAAATCTCCACTTTTATTGAGAATCTTGGAACAACTAtggttctttttttcttataagcCAAACAGGCCAACATCAGCCCACCTTAAAATGTGGATAACTGTGATAAGAAATTATGTTGATTTGAGTTAAACTCttaaagttaaaaaatttcataaaacaattatcaattagggtaatttaaattaattgttcTCATATttgtagttttattatttttgatactgATGTGTGCAGATTTACATGAAACATTTCCAAACTTTAAATGAGAATAATAAGACATATATAGATTTTGTAACATACAAAccctttcacaaaaaaaaagattttgtaacaTTGTATTGTACTGCGTTGTTGTTATGTTACTTACTAATCGAATTTAAGTCTGAAGGatgttattaatataaataaaataataaatgcaAAGTAGCATACTTATTACAAACTACGGCATTCACTCATTAAGCTATGTCCTCCGCAGAAAGTAAAGCTAAAATCAATCAAATTCAAACGTGCGTGTTAGTCATATAGGTTCACTTTATTGTCTGATTAAATACCTAAATagtaaaccctaaaatttatTACCTAACCttataccaaaatataaaatatgc includes:
- the BNAC07G49130D gene encoding O-fucosyltransferase 27, whose product is MKGEGKVFFLKSRMKWIGLLGLVLSAFSLLVHFLLAGFTDDSISDYSIPVTLFSWRPVFDNPRFNRHTPLYRRLWGPTRHVESLLPYAIPRGYHSDPPARTNGFVFVRIQGGFHEIRNSIPDVVAVSRLLNATLVIPEIQSTTSSKGISSQFKSFAYLYNEEHFMASLANDVRVVKNLPKNLKWARRKKQIPSFKVSYGSSPYYYLHHVLPVLIKHSVVELVVPHGGCLQAILPTNLEEYQRLRCRVAFHALQFRKEVQELSTKVLQRLRPLGRPFIAYDPGMTREALAYHGCAELFQDVHTELIQHKRAWMIKRGIVKGKLSVDSAEQRLQGLCPLMPEEVGILLRAYGYSWDTIIYVAGGEVFGGQRTLIPLHGMFENVVDRTSLSTGWELAKMYGRESKHKDIRPKTPPSVEEETKHDSLKSIRQRPQPLPPPPARPKYYNIEGWWGWVAESDNEPENTVIELRTNAHKLLWEAIDYVVSVEADVFVPGFDRDGKGHPSFASLVMGHRLYQSASAKTFRPDRKQTAMLLEEIRDHMYEANHTWIASVRKLLKRSILEGLVESSKRSKTFSFLSHPVPECSCIRRGDRVSNVSLIEADLGVTHRCPQGMDGVVRSKDNKNAEREEDLDEEDLSSSGFFFGHKESGGSSNSNNETVNSEANNKEEGQLEDQEELEGGER